A region of the Cryomorphaceae bacterium genome:
GTTTTGGAAGTGTTGAGCGTTTCGATGCCACTGTATTCAATTACCCCGAGGGCGATACCGTGGCACTCAATTTCCAAAACCAGAGCTACTATCAGCTCCTTCGAGACCACGGCCGGAAAAACGTCTGGAATCCCAACTACAAAATGCCTCAGGTGGTAGATGGTCGCCGAGGATACATACCAATGGGAGAAATTCAGGTGAGACCCATTGACAAGCGCGAGAACTACATCAAGCGCTGCATCGGACTTCCCGGTGAGACCCTCGAAATTGTAGATCGCGAAGTATGGATTGACGGCAAAATGATTGACAACCCCGAAAAAACGCAGTTCCTGTATGATGTGTACACCAACGGGGCACTCAATACGCGCATGCTTAAAAAACAGTTCGATATCAATCCCGACGACCTTTTTGAGCTTAAAAAAGGCGAACAATACGCCGTTTTTATGAGCAGTGATGTGGCAGCCGAAGTAAAGCAGTTCAGTAATGTGAACGAAGTAATTCCTCGAAATGAGAAAAAGCGGGAGGCAAACATCGACGGAAAAGTGCGGCCCATTTTCCCCAACCACCCGGACTACAATTGGACTGCCGATAACTTTGGTCCGCTGTGGATACCCAAGGCTGGCAAAACCGTTGACCTGGACGAATACAATCTACCTCTTTACGAGCGCGCCATCGGGTACTACGAGGGCAACGACCTTGAGCTGCGAAACGGAAAAATCTACATCAACGGAGAAGAAAGCACCCGCTACACCTTTGAGCAGGACTATTACTTTATGATGGGAGACAACCGCCACAACTCGGCCG
Encoded here:
- the lepB gene encoding signal peptidase I produces the protein MTFAPFAMIPMLAFKDEIAYTGPIDFTKEKKGALREWVDAIIFAVVAATIIRVFFIEAFTIPTPSMEKSMLVGDYLFVSKVSYGARSPMTPIAFPFAHHTMPLINTKSYVEWQKLPYFRLPGFGSVERFDATVFNYPEGDTVALNFQNQSYYQLLRDHGRKNVWNPNYKMPQVVDGRRGYIPMGEIQVRPIDKRENYIKRCIGLPGETLEIVDREVWIDGKMIDNPEKTQFLYDVYTNGALNTRMLKKQFDINPDDLFELKKGEQYAVFMSSDVAAEVKQFSNVNEVIPRNEKKREANIDGKVRPIFPNHPDYNWTADNFGPLWIPKAGKTVDLDEYNLPLYERAIGYYEGNDLELRNGKIYINGEESTRYTFEQDYYFMMGDNRHNSADSRFWGFVPNDHIVGKAVFIWYSRDPYEGTRWKRIFSLVD